The Prevotella herbatica genome contains the following window.
CATTTACTGTTGGCGAAACGATAAATTATAGGTCTTCCCAAATAGTAACCTGCTAAGTAATTTATAGTTGCTCCACAGTCTGCACCTAGAGTTGCGAATAGTATTACCAGAAATACGTTTAAATTGCCTCCTGCTGCATGATATGCAGCTGGAGATACTACAAATTCAGATGGAACAGGGATGACAGTACTCTCCAATAACATAAGAAGGAAAATAGTGCCATAATTAAGATTACCTAATAGTGTAGATAGCCAATTCATTACTGATCTTTTTTTGTGTTAGTTAGATATTTATAATAGTCTTTGGGATCCATATTCTCTGGAAAATATTCCTTTAATATTTTTTTTGCTTCATTAGGAGTTTTCTTTACTGCTTTTTTTACAGCTTTTTTGAATTCGTCTTCATATCCCAAAGTTTTGCAGCAGGCAGCTAGGAACACATATACCTTATCTGATTGTGCTTCATCGTCATTAATCATGCAATGAAGAATCTTATATGCCATTTCTACGTATCCATTATCCATAAGTGCTGCGGAGATACGTACATATGTTTCTGGATTATTGTTAGATTCTTTTGCCGCTCTTTCAAATACTTCTCTGGCATTTTCCATATCACCATGTTGCAGATATAAATTTCCCTTGTTAAGGATGGTTTCGACGCTTCCGCTATTTTTATAGCAGTCGTCTGCGATTTTTATAGCTTCGTCAAGTTTATCTGCTAGCGAGAGTGCATTAGTTAGCTCTTCATATATTTCGTTTTTAGCGGGGGGATAATCTGGACAATTTTTAAGCGCCTTATTAAAAATATCTATTGCTTCTTCATAGCGTCCAAGATTATTTAGTGCCATGCCTTGCAATATATAACCTGAATATTCATCAGGACATAGTTCTATGTATCTCTTTGAATATTTCAGAGATTCCTCAAAGTTTTCCAATCCGAAAAGCCCATTACTCTTGTTTAGTATAGCGTCTGCATCATTAGGATTTATCGCAATTGAAAATTCACTACTAGATATACAGTCGCTAAATTCAGAATTAAGCAATTGAGTAGATGCCAATTGATTCCAATATTCAGTAGAGTAGGGTTCTTTGTCTAGAAGACTGTTATATATGAATTCACTTTCTTTTAGATTACCCAATCCCAATTCAATTTGTCCCTTAACTTGCCAATAGTCTGGGTCGTCAGGATTGTTGGAAGTGTCAATCCACTTTTTCGCTATTTCTAGTTCTTTGTAGTCTGCGAAAAGAGTAGCTACTTCTATTATATAGCTTTCCGCATCATCTTCATCAATATCATTTGCCTTACGTTTAAGATACTTAGAAGCTAGTTCTGGATGTCCCTCTGCAATTTTCACTTCAGCTACAGCATAGTAATATTCTATGTCGTGCTTATCTATTATAGCTTTAAGATATTTTTTTGCTTTTACAATATCATCTTCCATCAATATTGCCATTCTTGCTCTGAATACCAATGGGTACACGTCACCAGGATAGAGTCTTATTGCATAATCAATTGTATCTATCGCGGCAAGTGAATTATCACGAGTTTCATAGTATCCAGCTATATTGGCAAGAACATCTGTTTCAAGATAGATGTCCTTACCGTTCTTGCGTGCTTCCTCATACTCTTTTAAAATATCGAGGAAATCGTCTTGCTCAAAATACTCTGATTGGTCTAAATGCTTCATTAATAGTTTTTTAGTAATTTAATGACAGCCTTTTATTTATTCTGCTTTGCCCATGTATCTTTTAAACCAACAGTCTTGTTGTAAACAACATGCTCGGTTGTAGAGTCTGGGTCAGCAATGAAATAGCCTGTACGTTGGAATTGTAAATATTCACCATGTAGCAATGTTGCAGCATAGTTTTCAACATAACAATTATTGTAAATTTTAAGGCTGTCTGGATTTAATAGTTCTCTAAAATCACGCTCGTCAGCAGATGGATTTTCAATATTGAAAAGGCGGTCATATTCGCGGATTTCAGCTTTCTGACAATGATCAACAGATACCCAATGAAGTGTACCTTTTACCTTGCGGTTGGCACCTTCCATTCCACTCTTGCTTTCTGGGTCGTATTCTGCTTGTATTTCGACAATGTTACCTTCTGCATCCTTTGTGCATCCTGTACATTTTATGATGTATGCATTTTTAAGGCGAACCTCTTTTCCTGGAGTCATTCTGAAGAACTTTTTCGGAGCATCTTCCATGAAATCAGCACGTTCAATCCAAAGATTCTTTGTGAAGATAATCTTATGGCTTCCTGCTGTTTCGTTTTCAGGGTTGTTTATTGCATCCATCTCTTCTGTTTGATTATCAGGATAGTTGGTTATTACAAGTTTTACAGGATCTAGTACTGCGCTTACACGGATAGCCTTTTTGTTTAGATCTTCGCGAACGCTAGCTTCCAATAAAGCCATGTCGTTTAGTGCATCAAACTTTGTATAACCAATAGAATTGATAAACATTCTGATGCTTTCAGGGCTGTAACCACGACGGCGCATACCACAAAGTGTCGGCATGCGAGGATCATCCCAGCCATTAACCAAATTTTCATCAACAAGTGTGTGCAACTTACGTTTACTCATTACTGTGTAAGTAAGATTCAGACGGTTGAATTCTATCTGTCGTGGGCGATTGTCATGCATATCACCTTTGATTCCTGTTTCATCATATTCTTTTAATAAGTCGACGAACTTATCATATAGAGGACGGTGAGGTACAAATTCCAAAGTACAAATAGAATGTGTTACACCTTCAAAGTAATCACTTTGTCCGTGTGCAAAGTCATACATTGGGTAACAATGCCATTTTGTTCCTGTGCGGTGATGAGAAGTTTGTATAATTCTATACATTATAGGGTCACGGAAGTGCATGTTTGGATTTGCCATATCTAGTTTGGCACGTAGTACCATGCTACCTTCTACTGCTTCAGGAGTATTCATCTTCTCAAAGAGATCAAGATTTTCTTCTACTGGGCGGTCACGAAATGGACTAGGTGTACCTGGGGTTGTTGGAGTGCCCTTTTGTGAGGCAATATCCTCACTAGTCTGTTGGTCTACGTAAGCGTATCCCTTCTTTATCATCCAGACGGCAAAATCCCATAATTTCTCAAAGTAATCAGAAGCATAGTAAATGTTTCCCCATTTGAATCCCAACCATTTGATATCGTTAAGTATATTTTCTACATACTCATTGTTTTCCTTGCTAGGGTTGGTATCATCAAAGCGAAGGTTGCATACTCCATTATATGTTTCAGCAACTCCAAAGTCCATACATATAGCTTTAGCGTGTCCGATATGAAGATATCCGTTAGGTTCTGGCGGAAAACGAGTTTGTATTTTTCCTCCATTCTTGCCATTGGCAAGATCTTCTTCAACAAATTGTTCTACGAAGCTAATGCTCTTCTTCTCTTCGTTAATTTCTTCTTTATTTGCCATAATGTATATACTTATTATTTTTGTTTTGCAAAGGTAACTACATTAAGGTTAAGAATCAACAAATTTGTGTGATTTTTATTTATTAATGTAATTATTGACTGCAAAGATAGCGCAAAAATCTGATTAATCGAAGCGAATAGAGATAAAATTTCCATTATATACTGTATGGAATGCCATATCATTGGTTTTTCGCAATCATAAATTTATTTTCTATATTAGTAAAATTTAGTTATTCTACTAATAAATATTACAAATTGAATAAATATGATGGTAAAAACATGTTTATAAACATAAAAAAACATTTGCATGGAAATGAAAAATCATTTATCTTTGCAAATGTTATCCTGAATACAATCTTTTTACCTTAAAAAAAAGCTAATACCTATTGAGATTGATGCCGCACTCTGTGAAGAGGGCGGCATTTTTTTTTATTTAATCCCACGTTCGTTAAGTGCTTTCGAATATTTAGCTGCGTTCTTCATATGCTCTTCGTAAGTTGTTGCGAAGTTATGGGTACCGCTAAAGTCTTCTTTTGCACACATATATAGATAATTATGATGTACTCTATTTAGAACAGCATCAATACCTGCTACTGATGGAATGCGTATAGGACCAGGAGGAAGCCCAGGATTTTTGTATGTATTGTATGGGCTCTTTATAAACAATAAATTGTTATATATACGCTTGAGGTCGAACTTCTTCCATGCAAACTTTATTGTAGGGTCGGCCTGAAGTGGCATTCCTTCTGGATATTTCGCGTCGCGGAACATCAGACGATTATAATACATTCCTGCAATCATTGGCTTTTCAGAATTGTTAGCAGTTTCTTCGTCAATGATACTAGCAAGTGTTATGACTTGATTAGCTGTAAGATTCTCTTGTTTAGCTTTTTCAGTTCTTTCAAAGTTCCAGAATTTCTTACTCTCTTTTTGCATACGATCAAGGAATTTATCTATTGATACGTTCCAATAAATGTCGTATGTGTTTGGAATGAACATACAAGCAATAGTTGCAGTATCGTATCCGTATTTCTGACAAGTGGCTTCATCTGTTAATTTCTTGTACAGCTGTGTGCTGTCAATCATAAGTTTCTTAGAAATTTCAGCTGATAGCTTGTCTAAAGTTCTAACGCTGGGAATTGTTAGACTAACAGGAGTCTGCAATCCGTTTTTCATGTGTCGGAAGATTCTTAAAGCTCCTTCGCTAGGTTTAATAGCATATCTACCTGTTTTGATTTTGTCTTTGTAATTAAACTGGTGTGAAAGTGCCTTGAAAGCACTCATTCCATGACTAGAGGCGATTGGCTCAATCTTACTGTATACAGAATCGATGTTATCATCGTTGTCAATGTATACGTACTCAACGTCTTTCTTTACGGAAAAACCTGAAAAAAAGTAGTAGTAAATCACTCCTAAAACAATCAAAATGAAAGCTGTGGCGGGAGCAAGATACTTTTTCTTAAAATCCTTTTTCATAATTATATGTTGAAATCGTGCGCAAAGATACATCAATTTTTTTTATCTTGTGCTCATCAATCACTTTTTTTTCTTAACTTTGCATAATCTCATGTTATTATGATAGGTATTATTTTTAGGGTATGAAATATAAGTCTTATATTTTTGATTTAGATGGAACGTTGCTTGATTCCTTAACGGATATAGCAGCAAGTTGTAATTATGCACTGCGTATGAATAATATGCCTGAACGATCAATTGATGAAGTAAGGATGTTTGTTGGTAATGGTGTGCGTAAATTGATGGAACGTGCTATTCCTGGAGGAGATAATAATGAACTTTTTGAAAAGACATATTCTGACTTTCGCCAGCATTATCTGATTCACAATGTTGATCATACTTCACCATATAGTGGTATTCTTAATATGTTAGGAGAACTGAAAAAAAATGGTTGCAATATTGCTGTTGTTAGCAATAAATTTTATGCTGCAACTCAAGAACTTGTTAGACATTTCTTTGGAGAATATGTGACGGTTGCAATTGGTGAACGCGAAAATATAAAAAAGAAACCTTCACCTGATACGGTTTTAGAAGCATTAAGACAGTTGGATGTTGATAAAAATAGTGCTGTCTATATCGGTGATAGTGATGTTGATGTCATGACGGCACAAAATTGTGGCATGCCGTGTATCAGTGTGTTATGGGGATTTAGAAGTAAACAGTTTCTCATCGAACACGGTGCTAGTGTATTCGTTGAGAAACCGTCTGAAATACTTTCATTATAAAAGTAACACTAAATACTATGTTTTGCTACATATTTAAGGACATTCTCCTTGTAAGATTCTGATATAGGGATATTTAGATCTCCATATACAAGATGCATTCGCTCAATCATGTCTATTTTTGAAAGGTTAGCTATGTATGAACGGTGTATTCTCATGAAATCTTCACCGGTAATAGCTTTTTCGAGTTCTTTCATGTTCATGAGTGACATTATCGGTTGTTTACCGTTGTCAACATAGAATTTTACATAGTCCTTTACACCCTCAATAAATAAGATGTTTGACAGATTTACCTTTATGACTTTGTAATCACTCTTTATAAAGATGAAACTGTTACTCTTTAAGTCAGGTGTTTTCTCTGTTTCAGAGAAAAATGCCTTGGCTTTAGCGGCAGCCTTTAATATATCTTCAAAGTTTGCCGGATTCATTAGGCAATCAACAGCATTGACTTGATATCCTTCGATGGCATGTGATTTGTTGTCAACAAGGAATATCACTTTTAATGTTTCTGGAAGCATCTTCGCAAATTCCACACCACTCATTTCCGGTAATCGGATGTTGATGAAGGCTATGTCAATATGCGAATTTCTGATGACCTTCATTGCCTCTATGGCATTAGTACAACTATCTGTTAGATTGAGAAATGGTATATTTCTCAGATATTCGCTCATCTTTTCTGCCGTACTAGCGTCATTTTCAATTAAAATACAATTTAGCATCATACAAATTTGTTTGGGTTGTTATGTTATTTTCTCGTAATGTAATGTGTCATTTTATTTTATATCTCCATTCATATAGAATTTCAACATGTCTATGTTTAATATTGTAAGATATTTGCTTTGAAGCTCGTTTTGTTGTGCTCTCAATAGGTTGTCTTTTCCGGTCATCAACTCGATGATATTTTTTAAACCTAGATTGAATTGTTCACTTAATAGTTCATAGCTTTCTTTAGAACTTTGTGTACTAACCTTTGCACTCTTAAACAAGCTTTGATTATTATTAGCCTGTAACCAATAGTTTTCTATGGTCGAGTATAGGCTTGTTTGTTTATCTTTTAAGTCAAGCATATAATTCTCACGTTGTATTCTTGCTTTGTTTATTGCAGTCTTAGCTTGTCTGTTGTCAAATATTGGCACGCTGACAGTGAATCCGCCGCCCAACGCAAAGTTGTTCTTAATCTGCTTATCCCAAGCATTACTGTTCATAGATGTCGTGTTTGTGTTAAAACCAGCATTCATACTTACTGTAGGTAGCTTTTGGGCTTTGGCTATTTTTATGCTAATATCACTGCCTTGTATACCAAGTTGAGCACCTTTTATCTCAGGTCTGTTTAGCGCCAGATCGTATACGTCATTTATTGTAGGGATATTTTCTAAAGCCATTTCGTCTGTGGTCTCAGGTATGGTTATGTCAAAGTCTTCGTTGTTAGTAATCTGTAATAGTTGTTTTAATTGTCGTTTATAATTTTTCAGATTACTTTCTGACTCGATTATTGCATATTCATCCTTTGCTCTTTGTGCTGTTAGTTGAGCAAGATCAGCTTTACTCATCTTACCAACCTTCATCATCATTATTCCTCTTTCCTCGTTTTTCTTACTTGTTGCAAGGGTTTCATTGTTTACATTAACAGCCTCATTAGAATATAATATTTGAACGTATAATTGCGCTATTTGTTCCATAAGAGAATTTGCTGTAACAGCAGAATCCAGTTCCGTTTGCTGCTCAGAAACCTTATTCAATTTTATCTGATTGCGGTTTCTGTTACCATTCCATACAGTCCAATTTGCGTTTACACCATAGCTTCCGTTGTAATATGTTTTGTCAACACTTGTTTGCACTTTGTCCCCAGCAACTACAAAACTTCCTGTTTGAGGCCATGGATTGTATGTTAGGTTTTGTGATGTACTGAGTGATAAAGACGGCAACAGTTCTGCCTGACTCAGTTTTATATCTTCACGTGCACTTAGTTTTGCAAGACTCTTTTTCTGTATTGTTATATTGTTCGTTATTGCATATTCAATACAATCCTT
Protein-coding sequences here:
- a CDS encoding TolC family protein yields the protein MNNNIIKYKVNKIIIEVLLCTGFILFPMCASARSWTLKDCIEYAITNNITIQKKSLAKLSAREDIKLSQAELLPSLSLSTSQNLTYNPWPQTGSFVVAGDKVQTSVDKTYYNGSYGVNANWTVWNGNRNRNQIKLNKVSEQQTELDSAVTANSLMEQIAQLYVQILYSNEAVNVNNETLATSKKNEERGIMMMKVGKMSKADLAQLTAQRAKDEYAIIESESNLKNYKRQLKQLLQITNNEDFDITIPETTDEMALENIPTINDVYDLALNRPEIKGAQLGIQGSDISIKIAKAQKLPTVSMNAGFNTNTTSMNSNAWDKQIKNNFALGGGFTVSVPIFDNRQAKTAINKARIQRENYMLDLKDKQTSLYSTIENYWLQANNNQSLFKSAKVSTQSSKESYELLSEQFNLGLKNIIELMTGKDNLLRAQQNELQSKYLTILNIDMLKFYMNGDIK
- a CDS encoding HAD family hydrolase produces the protein MKYKSYIFDLDGTLLDSLTDIAASCNYALRMNNMPERSIDEVRMFVGNGVRKLMERAIPGGDNNELFEKTYSDFRQHYLIHNVDHTSPYSGILNMLGELKKNGCNIAVVSNKFYAATQELVRHFFGEYVTVAIGERENIKKKPSPDTVLEALRQLDVDKNSAVYIGDSDVDVMTAQNCGMPCISVLWGFRSKQFLIEHGASVFVEKPSEILSL
- a CDS encoding tetratricopeptide repeat protein, with protein sequence MKHLDQSEYFEQDDFLDILKEYEEARKNGKDIYLETDVLANIAGYYETRDNSLAAIDTIDYAIRLYPGDVYPLVFRARMAILMEDDIVKAKKYLKAIIDKHDIEYYYAVAEVKIAEGHPELASKYLKRKANDIDEDDAESYIIEVATLFADYKELEIAKKWIDTSNNPDDPDYWQVKGQIELGLGNLKESEFIYNSLLDKEPYSTEYWNQLASTQLLNSEFSDCISSSEFSIAINPNDADAILNKSNGLFGLENFEESLKYSKRYIELCPDEYSGYILQGMALNNLGRYEEAIDIFNKALKNCPDYPPAKNEIYEELTNALSLADKLDEAIKIADDCYKNSGSVETILNKGNLYLQHGDMENAREVFERAAKESNNNPETYVRISAALMDNGYVEMAYKILHCMINDDEAQSDKVYVFLAACCKTLGYEDEFKKAVKKAVKKTPNEAKKILKEYFPENMDPKDYYKYLTNTKKDQ
- a CDS encoding glutamine--tRNA ligase/YqeY domain fusion protein, encoding MANKEEINEEKKSISFVEQFVEEDLANGKNGGKIQTRFPPEPNGYLHIGHAKAICMDFGVAETYNGVCNLRFDDTNPSKENNEYVENILNDIKWLGFKWGNIYYASDYFEKLWDFAVWMIKKGYAYVDQQTSEDIASQKGTPTTPGTPSPFRDRPVEENLDLFEKMNTPEAVEGSMVLRAKLDMANPNMHFRDPIMYRIIQTSHHRTGTKWHCYPMYDFAHGQSDYFEGVTHSICTLEFVPHRPLYDKFVDLLKEYDETGIKGDMHDNRPRQIEFNRLNLTYTVMSKRKLHTLVDENLVNGWDDPRMPTLCGMRRRGYSPESIRMFINSIGYTKFDALNDMALLEASVREDLNKKAIRVSAVLDPVKLVITNYPDNQTEEMDAINNPENETAGSHKIIFTKNLWIERADFMEDAPKKFFRMTPGKEVRLKNAYIIKCTGCTKDAEGNIVEIQAEYDPESKSGMEGANRKVKGTLHWVSVDHCQKAEIREYDRLFNIENPSADERDFRELLNPDSLKIYNNCYVENYAATLLHGEYLQFQRTGYFIADPDSTTEHVVYNKTVGLKDTWAKQNK
- a CDS encoding LytR/AlgR family response regulator transcription factor, translated to MMLNCILIENDASTAEKMSEYLRNIPFLNLTDSCTNAIEAMKVIRNSHIDIAFINIRLPEMSGVEFAKMLPETLKVIFLVDNKSHAIEGYQVNAVDCLMNPANFEDILKAAAKAKAFFSETEKTPDLKSNSFIFIKSDYKVIKVNLSNILFIEGVKDYVKFYVDNGKQPIMSLMNMKELEKAITGEDFMRIHRSYIANLSKIDMIERMHLVYGDLNIPISESYKENVLKYVAKHSI
- the mltG gene encoding endolytic transglycosylase MltG, which produces MKKDFKKKYLAPATAFILIVLGVIYYYFFSGFSVKKDVEYVYIDNDDNIDSVYSKIEPIASSHGMSAFKALSHQFNYKDKIKTGRYAIKPSEGALRIFRHMKNGLQTPVSLTIPSVRTLDKLSAEISKKLMIDSTQLYKKLTDEATCQKYGYDTATIACMFIPNTYDIYWNVSIDKFLDRMQKESKKFWNFERTEKAKQENLTANQVITLASIIDEETANNSEKPMIAGMYYNRLMFRDAKYPEGMPLQADPTIKFAWKKFDLKRIYNNLLFIKSPYNTYKNPGLPPGPIRIPSVAGIDAVLNRVHHNYLYMCAKEDFSGTHNFATTYEEHMKNAAKYSKALNERGIK